The Leptolyngbya sp. 'hensonii' sequence CTGACGGGTGCCAATTTACAGATCCAGCCAGGGGATGGGGTGGTGCAGCAGGCGAGGGCCGCCCAGGTGACGATCGGGGCGGCGCACAACCTGATTCTGGCTCCGGTAGATGATACTAATCCCGCCAGTTTGACTGCCAACCGTAACCTGAGCCTGATGGCAGGCAATCAGGTCATCGTCAGAGACTCAAAGGCTCAGCCTGTCTCTGTGCAAGCAGGAGGGGATTTGACCGTATTGGGTCAGCAGGGCATTGATATCCTGGCTCTGAAACATCCAGAAGCCGGACAGGCATTCCAGAGCCTGGGGGACATGCGCTTCCTCAGCGATGGCACCATTTCTGGGGATGCCCACTTTGCTTCTCAGGGGAGAATTTCTTTCCTGACCCTGAGTGGGGAGAATGGTAATTTCGTCAGCTATTATGACCCGATCGTCTCTTCAGACCAGGACGTGCGGATAGGCAACTACACCGGCGCATCCCTGAAGGTGGAAACCCTGGGCAGCATCTACGCTGGGGATATCACGATCACCAGTCCTGATACAAGTCTGGTAGGAACTGACCTGGACATCCCCACCCTGACCGGCAGTGCCGCCCTGATCCTGAGAGCGGGTCTGCCGTCTCTGGCCAATCCCGTCAACCTCAGCACCCAGAACCTGCTGCTGAAAACGGGGGGGGCGGTGGCCAATGTGCTCTACCAGGCCAATGAACTGGCTGTGCCACCAGGTTACTCTAGTACAGTTGGGACGGCGATCAACGCCAATGGGGATGTGGCCGGGTATGGCTATGATGCCAGTGGGAATGCCATCGCCGCCGTATTTCCCCAGAGTGGGCCTTCCTTGGGACTCTGGCAAATCCCTGGTTACGCCTGGACTCCGGCGATCGGGATGAGCGATAGCGGCATGGTCGCCATC is a genomic window containing:
- a CDS encoding filamentous hemagglutinin N-terminal domain-containing protein, translated to MTSNKQQRRNFSILVFSLMASSSALVGLALSLLPAQAQITPAADGTGTIVHVNGNQFDISGGTQAGSNLFHSFQQLGLTQEQIANFMANPNIQNILGRVTGGDPSVLNGLIQVTGGNSNLFLINPGGIIFGPNVQLNVPAAFTATTANGIGMGNGIFSASGPNDYSTLLGNPDSFVFTIAHPGAIVNLGDLTVKDGQSLVLTGGTVISSGKLDAPNGQILVTAMPGDSSLRISIPGSPLSLEIPKPNDWNGSIATLSQLLSGTGSPVNGITTDADGTVHLTGANLQIQPGDGVVQQARAAQVTIGAAHNLILAPVDDTNPASLTANRNLSLMAGNQVIVRDSKAQPVSVQAGGDLTVLGQQGIDILALKHPEAGQAFQSLGDMRFLSDGTISGDAHFASQGRISFLTLSGENGNFVSYYDPIVSSDQDVRIGNYTGASLKVETLGSIYAGDITITSPDTSLVGTDLDIPTLTGSAALILRAGLPSLANPVNLSTQNLLLKTGGAVANVLYQANELAVPPGYSSTVGTAINANGDVAGYGYDASGNAIAAVFPQSGPSLGLWQIPGYAWTPAIGMSDSGMVAI